A region from the Acidimicrobiales bacterium genome encodes:
- a CDS encoding FAD binding domain-containing protein has product MIPVAFDYQRVTSVDEALGLLATHGDEAKLLAGGHSLLPLMKLRLAVPALLVDVGRLRDLSYVRDAGDHVAIGALTRHRDLETSELLTNQVPILAHVAGLVGDPQVRHRGTIGGSLAHGDPASDLPAVVLALGGTLVARGPGGDRTIPAQSFFEGFLQTALGPDELLTEIRVPKASA; this is encoded by the coding sequence ATGATCCCGGTTGCCTTCGACTATCAGCGGGTGACGTCGGTCGACGAGGCGCTCGGCCTCCTCGCGACTCATGGCGACGAGGCCAAGCTGCTGGCGGGCGGTCATTCGCTGCTGCCTCTCATGAAGCTGCGTCTCGCCGTGCCCGCCTTGCTCGTCGACGTGGGGCGTCTGCGCGACCTCTCGTACGTGAGGGACGCCGGCGACCACGTCGCCATCGGCGCCCTCACCCGCCACCGCGACCTGGAGACGTCCGAGCTGCTGACGAACCAGGTGCCGATCCTCGCCCACGTGGCCGGCCTGGTGGGAGATCCCCAGGTTCGCCACCGGGGCACGATCGGCGGATCGCTCGCCCACGGTGATCCGGCTTCGGACCTGCCGGCGGTGGTCCTGGCCCTGGGGGGCACGCTGGTGGCTCGGGGTCCGGGGGGCGATCGGACGATCCCGGCCCAGTCGTTCTTCGAGGGCTTCCTGCAGACGGCGCTCGGCCCCGACGAGCTGCTCACCGAGATCCGGGTTCCCAAGGCCAGCGC